The following are from one region of the Sphingomonas sp. J315 genome:
- a CDS encoding TonB-dependent receptor, with translation MTRFTRILLAPLVMGIAAGTAPAFAQTSAPDAQVDPQLERGTQEIVVTARRREERLQDVPLAVTALTSDSLVEANIVSVADLPQKVPGLTIQPSAFGSNVLQVAIRGQRQFDPYITKDPAVAVYFADVVQNRPQGLNSAFFDVASVQVLKGPQGTLFGRNTTGGAMLITPQAPTDRFEGYVVGGYGNYDAWRLEGAVNVPLADWAKLRVAGSLQRRDGFTNNVTTGQKLDDEHKDNWRVSLTLSPADGIENRTVVSGFRADENGIGYKLLGRLPGIGFGSAPNVVAELDRVNALPFHSTTSDLVLETKIKTFSVSNVTEIDIAQGVTLKNIAGYRFVSSSIPFDLDGSSLTFTDAAGSIIPYFPSREDMTVRQYSDELQLLGTIFDGSLDYILGGFYFLERGSDRQQTGGQGGVSAGGIYQGDRVTFADPVRNQSYSAFAQFTWRPAFAPGLSFTAGGRQTHDLRQLTTRNIVSNGSCRLVDGAGVPLNPCMTSYSKSYDKFTYSLTADYKIARGVLVYLAHRTGYRTGGFNISATTPAQFTPFLPEDVTDYEIGVKTDFRMGNGKGRLNIAAYTQDYRNIQRNQGSLINGVFTQTIVNAAEATIKGFEVELQLQPVDFIDFGVNIAHVDAAYRSWIANGVDLSGSQFAGTPEWTIGANFGLRIPLGNAGELAPRVDLYHQTKTNMSDNNWVAAQQRVSPTSIMRDYTLVNARVDLRDIGGSRISASLWAKNLLNAEYIASGTELANTGLGYTAGFVGAPRTYGFEVRFDF, from the coding sequence ATGACCCGCTTCACACGAATCCTGTTGGCACCGCTCGTCATGGGCATCGCCGCGGGCACGGCACCTGCATTTGCCCAGACCAGCGCGCCTGACGCCCAGGTCGATCCGCAGCTCGAGCGTGGCACGCAGGAAATCGTCGTCACTGCGCGACGTCGCGAAGAACGGCTGCAGGACGTGCCGCTCGCGGTGACCGCGCTCACCTCGGACTCGCTGGTCGAAGCGAACATCGTCTCGGTCGCGGATCTGCCCCAGAAGGTGCCGGGCCTCACGATCCAGCCCTCGGCATTCGGCTCAAACGTGCTTCAGGTCGCGATCCGCGGCCAGCGCCAGTTCGATCCCTATATTACCAAGGATCCGGCGGTGGCGGTATATTTTGCCGATGTCGTGCAGAACCGTCCGCAGGGACTGAACTCTGCCTTTTTCGACGTGGCATCGGTTCAGGTGCTAAAGGGGCCGCAGGGTACGCTGTTCGGCCGCAACACCACCGGCGGCGCGATGCTGATCACGCCGCAGGCGCCGACCGACCGGTTCGAGGGCTATGTCGTCGGCGGCTACGGTAACTATGATGCCTGGCGGCTCGAAGGCGCAGTGAACGTCCCTCTGGCAGACTGGGCCAAGCTGCGCGTCGCCGGATCGCTCCAGCGTCGCGACGGGTTCACCAACAATGTCACCACCGGCCAAAAGCTCGATGACGAGCACAAGGACAATTGGCGGGTGTCGCTGACCCTGTCGCCGGCGGATGGCATCGAGAACCGGACGGTTGTCAGCGGGTTCCGCGCCGACGAAAACGGCATCGGCTATAAGCTGCTCGGCCGGCTTCCGGGGATCGGCTTTGGCTCCGCCCCCAACGTGGTCGCAGAACTCGACCGGGTGAACGCGCTCCCGTTTCACAGCACGACCAGCGACCTTGTCCTCGAGACGAAGATCAAAACCTTCTCGGTCTCCAACGTGACCGAAATCGACATCGCCCAGGGGGTCACGCTCAAGAATATCGCAGGCTATCGCTTCGTAAGTTCCAGCATCCCGTTCGATCTCGACGGGTCCAGCCTGACATTCACCGATGCAGCCGGCAGCATCATTCCCTACTTCCCGTCACGTGAAGACATGACGGTGCGGCAATATAGCGACGAGCTTCAGCTGCTTGGCACGATCTTCGACGGCAGCCTCGACTATATTCTGGGCGGCTTCTATTTCCTTGAGCGCGGCAGCGACCGCCAGCAGACCGGCGGCCAGGGCGGTGTCTCCGCCGGCGGGATTTATCAGGGCGACCGCGTCACCTTCGCTGACCCGGTCCGCAATCAGAGCTATTCGGCCTTTGCCCAGTTCACCTGGCGCCCGGCCTTCGCGCCCGGGCTTTCATTCACCGCAGGTGGACGCCAGACCCATGATCTTCGCCAGCTCACCACGCGCAACATCGTCAGCAATGGCAGCTGCCGCCTGGTCGACGGCGCCGGCGTGCCGCTGAACCCGTGCATGACCTCCTATTCGAAGAGCTATGACAAGTTCACCTATTCGCTCACCGCGGACTATAAGATCGCCCGCGGTGTGCTGGTCTATCTCGCCCATCGTACCGGCTACCGCACGGGTGGCTTCAACATTTCCGCGACGACGCCGGCCCAGTTCACGCCGTTCCTGCCCGAGGACGTGACCGACTATGAAATCGGCGTGAAAACCGATTTCCGCATGGGTAACGGCAAGGGACGGTTGAACATCGCCGCCTATACCCAGGACTATCGCAACATCCAGCGCAACCAGGGGTCGCTCATCAACGGGGTCTTCACCCAGACGATCGTCAATGCGGCGGAAGCGACGATCAAGGGCTTCGAGGTCGAGCTGCAGCTTCAACCGGTCGATTTCATCGATTTCGGCGTCAACATCGCCCATGTCGATGCAGCCTATCGCAGCTGGATTGCCAACGGCGTCGATCTTTCCGGCTCACAATTTGCCGGAACGCCGGAATGGACGATCGGCGCCAATTTCGGGCTGCGTATACCGCTTGGCAATGCCGGAGAGCTCGCGCCGCGGGTCGATCTCTACCATCAGACAAAGACCAACATGTCCGACAATAACTGGGTCGCGGCGCAACAGCGCGTGTCGCCGACGTCGATCATGCGTGACTATACGCTGGTGAATGCGCGGGTCGACCTGCGCGATATCGGCGGCAGCCGCATCAGCGCCAGCCTATGGGCGAAGAATCTGCTGAACGCCGAATATATCGCGAGCGGCACCGAGCTGGCCAATACGGGCCTTGGCTACACCGCAGGGTTTGTCGGTGCGCCACGCACCTATGGCTTCGAGGTCCGGTTCGACTTCTGA
- a CDS encoding NAD(P)/FAD-dependent oxidoreductase, with the protein MTIGYDVVIVGAGHGGAQAAIALRQAKFEGSIAVIGDEPELPYERPPLSKEYFSGEKAFERILIRPAAFWEERKVEMLLGRRVASIDPEGHSVTTADGATIGYGHLIWAAGGSPRRLGCGGGDAMGVHTVRTRADADRMVAELPDVTQAVVIGGGYIGLEAAAVLAKAGKKVVLLEALDRVLARVAGEPLSRFFEGEHRAHGVDVRLGVAVDCIETVDGKATGVHLKDGEVIPAEMVIVGIGIIPAVQPLIDAGAEGGNGVAVDGHCRTSLPDVLAIGDCALHANHYADDMPVRLESVQNANDQATVAAKTIAGVEAHYDAVPWFWSNQYDLKLQTVGLSTGHDASVVRGDPATRSFSVIYLKDGHVIALDCVNATKDYVQGRKLVVERLTIDPVKLVDAETALKELAG; encoded by the coding sequence ATGACGATCGGCTATGATGTGGTGATCGTGGGGGCCGGACATGGCGGCGCGCAGGCGGCGATCGCGCTGCGCCAGGCCAAGTTCGAGGGGAGCATCGCGGTCATCGGCGACGAGCCCGAGCTGCCCTATGAGCGCCCGCCGCTGTCGAAGGAGTATTTCTCGGGCGAGAAGGCGTTCGAGCGCATCCTGATCCGCCCCGCTGCCTTCTGGGAAGAGCGCAAGGTCGAAATGCTGCTCGGCCGCCGCGTCGCCAGCATCGACCCCGAGGGCCACAGCGTCACCACCGCTGATGGCGCGACGATCGGCTATGGCCATCTGATCTGGGCGGCGGGCGGCTCGCCGCGCCGGCTCGGCTGTGGCGGCGGCGACGCCATGGGCGTCCACACGGTCCGCACCCGCGCCGATGCCGACCGGATGGTCGCCGAACTGCCCGACGTGACCCAGGCGGTCGTGATCGGCGGCGGCTATATCGGGCTTGAGGCTGCGGCGGTGCTTGCCAAGGCTGGCAAGAAGGTCGTGCTGCTCGAAGCGCTCGACCGGGTGCTGGCGCGCGTCGCGGGCGAACCGCTGTCGCGCTTCTTCGAGGGCGAGCATCGCGCACATGGCGTTGACGTGCGGCTGGGCGTCGCGGTCGACTGCATCGAGACCGTTGACGGCAAGGCGACCGGTGTGCACCTCAAGGACGGCGAAGTGATCCCGGCGGAAATGGTGATCGTCGGCATCGGCATCATCCCGGCGGTTCAGCCGCTGATCGATGCCGGGGCCGAGGGCGGCAACGGCGTCGCGGTGGACGGACATTGCCGCACCTCGCTGCCCGATGTCCTCGCAATCGGCGACTGCGCGCTCCACGCCAATCATTATGCCGACGACATGCCAGTGCGGCTGGAATCGGTCCAGAACGCCAACGACCAGGCGACCGTCGCCGCCAAGACCATCGCCGGGGTCGAGGCGCATTATGATGCGGTGCCGTGGTTCTGGTCGAACCAGTACGACTTGAAGCTCCAGACCGTCGGCCTTTCGACCGGCCATGACGCCAGCGTGGTGCGCGGCGATCCGGCAACGCGCAGCTTCTCGGTCATCTACCTGAAGGACGGCCACGTCATCGCCCTCGACTGCGTCAACGCGACCAAGGACTATGTCCAGGGCCGCAAGCTGGTGGTCGAGCGGCTCACAATCGATCCGGTGAAGCTCGTCGACGCGGAGACAGCGTTGAAGGAGTTGGCCGGCTAG
- a CDS encoding molybdenum cofactor guanylyltransferase: MILGAILAGGQASRFGSDKAMAVLDGRTLIDHVALALSREVDGAIVCGRAYSGLINVPDRPHSSLGPLGGINAALRYAADNGFAKVLTAPCDTPRISKDLLTALLAAPAPVYLSSLPVLGCWPSALADQLDAYLDQATNLSIRCWAHTIGATLLDRAPPLNINAREDLDLLAGGD; this comes from the coding sequence ATGATCCTCGGCGCGATCCTTGCCGGAGGCCAGGCCTCACGCTTTGGGAGCGACAAGGCGATGGCGGTGCTCGATGGACGCACGCTGATCGATCATGTTGCCCTCGCATTGTCGCGAGAGGTCGATGGCGCGATCGTCTGCGGACGGGCTTATTCGGGCCTGATCAACGTGCCGGACCGGCCCCACTCTTCTTTAGGCCCCCTTGGCGGCATCAACGCGGCACTCCGTTACGCCGCGGACAATGGCTTCGCAAAAGTGCTGACGGCGCCCTGTGATACGCCGCGCATCAGCAAAGACTTGCTTACCGCCCTGCTTGCCGCGCCGGCGCCTGTTTATTTGTCGTCCCTCCCCGTGCTGGGGTGCTGGCCGAGCGCGCTGGCTGACCAGCTCGACGCCTATCTAGACCAAGCCACCAATCTTTCGATCCGGTGCTGGGCGCACACCATCGGCGCGACCCTGCTGGACCGCGCGCCGCCACTGAATATCAACGCGCGCGAAGACCTGGACTTGCTGGCCGGTGGCGACTGA
- a CDS encoding Dyp-type peroxidase: protein MTGQTWERVPIDAQSIAAPLSSSAVFLVVEVAAGEAALAKVRGQLAAIDDLIKTVGFRDLSGRLSCIVGIGHNLWKRLGASSLPAELHPFKPVQGPVHAAPATPGDILFHIRAERADLCFEFERLLLAALGDAVRVVDEVSGFRYFDARDLLGFVDGTANPAGHDIPTAALVGEEDPDFAGGSYVVVQKYLHDLAAWNAVPTGEQEAIVGRTKIDNVEIDDDDAPRKSHKSLATIEDENGEELDILRDNMPFGSPGRGEFGTYFIGYSQRLWVIEKMLERMFVGDPPGSYDRLLDFSTAKTGTVFFAPSRRVLTGLCGG from the coding sequence ATGACCGGGCAGACCTGGGAGCGCGTTCCGATCGATGCCCAGAGTATCGCGGCCCCGCTGTCGAGTTCGGCGGTGTTCCTGGTGGTCGAGGTGGCAGCTGGCGAGGCCGCGCTGGCCAAGGTGCGCGGTCAGCTCGCGGCGATTGACGACCTGATCAAGACGGTCGGATTCCGCGATCTTTCCGGGCGTTTGTCCTGCATCGTCGGTATCGGCCACAACCTGTGGAAGCGGCTCGGCGCCTCATCGCTGCCCGCCGAGCTCCATCCGTTCAAGCCGGTGCAAGGCCCGGTGCATGCGGCGCCAGCGACCCCGGGCGACATCCTGTTCCACATCCGCGCCGAACGGGCTGATCTGTGCTTTGAGTTCGAACGGCTGCTGCTCGCGGCGCTGGGCGATGCCGTACGCGTCGTCGATGAGGTATCGGGATTCCGCTATTTCGACGCGCGCGATCTGCTCGGCTTCGTCGACGGCACCGCCAACCCCGCCGGCCACGATATCCCGACCGCCGCATTGGTCGGGGAAGAAGATCCCGATTTCGCGGGGGGCAGCTATGTCGTCGTGCAGAAATATCTGCACGACCTTGCCGCATGGAATGCGGTGCCGACGGGCGAGCAGGAAGCGATCGTCGGCCGTACCAAGATCGACAATGTCGAGATCGACGATGACGACGCCCCGCGCAAGTCGCACAAGTCGCTCGCGACGATCGAGGACGAGAATGGCGAGGAGCTCGACATCCTGCGCGACAACATGCCGTTCGGCAGCCCCGGGCGCGGTGAGTTCGGCACCTATTTCATCGGCTACTCCCAGCGCCTGTGGGTGATCGAGAAGATGCTGGAACGAATGTTCGTCGGCGATCCGCCGGGTAGCTACGACCGCCTGCTCGATTTCTCGACGGCGAAGACGGGCACCGTGTTCTTCGCGCCGTCGCGCCGCGTGCTGACCGGGCTATGCGGCGGCTAG
- a CDS encoding alpha/beta hydrolase, with protein sequence MTKSNKLLAAAASLALGAAPAIAQDKAGEPVKSVVLVHGGFVDGSGWMDVYKILKKDGYKVTIVQNPTLSLEDDVAVTKRAIAAAEGKVILVGHSYGGVVVSEAGTDPKVAGVVYIAAFAPDKGESVSSLIANPVPGAPVPPILPPKDGFLFLDKVRFAASFAADVRPDLAAFMADSQVPWGVAALDGKVTTPAWRVKPSWYLVASEDKMIPPAAQRQMAARAGAKVEEVAASHALYVSKPAAVAAIIEKAAKGSE encoded by the coding sequence ATGACCAAGTCGAACAAGCTTCTCGCTGCCGCTGCCTCGCTCGCTCTGGGTGCGGCTCCCGCCATCGCCCAGGACAAGGCCGGTGAGCCGGTCAAGTCGGTGGTTCTCGTCCATGGCGGCTTCGTCGATGGCTCGGGCTGGATGGACGTCTACAAGATCCTCAAGAAGGACGGCTACAAGGTGACCATCGTCCAGAACCCGACCCTCTCGCTCGAGGATGACGTCGCGGTCACCAAGCGTGCGATCGCCGCCGCCGAGGGCAAGGTGATCCTGGTCGGCCACAGCTATGGCGGGGTGGTCGTCTCCGAAGCGGGCACCGACCCCAAGGTCGCCGGCGTCGTCTACATCGCCGCCTTCGCGCCGGACAAAGGCGAGTCGGTGTCGAGCCTGATCGCCAACCCCGTGCCGGGTGCGCCTGTGCCGCCGATCCTGCCGCCCAAGGACGGCTTCCTGTTCCTCGACAAGGTCAGGTTCGCGGCCTCATTCGCCGCCGATGTCCGCCCCGATCTCGCGGCGTTCATGGCGGACTCGCAGGTTCCCTGGGGCGTCGCCGCGCTGGACGGCAAGGTGACCACCCCCGCATGGCGGGTGAAGCCGAGCTGGTATCTGGTGGCGAGCGAGGACAAGATGATCCCGCCCGCGGCACAGCGCCAGATGGCTGCCCGCGCCGGCGCCAAGGTCGAGGAGGTCGCGGCCAGCCACGCGCTCTATGTCTCGAAACCGGCCGCCGTCGCCGCCATAATCGAGAAGGCGGCGAAGGGCTCTGAATAG
- a CDS encoding MarR family winged helix-turn-helix transcriptional regulator encodes MTQTTSEPLPLDAQLCFSLYSTTIAINRLYKPMLDSLGVTYPQYLVLSTLWEKDGQTISAIADRLALEPSTITPLMKRLEAAGFVSRQRNPNDERQVQVFLTAKGKALRREASCLTDALLENSGLKVEEMIALNDQVQRLRGALGGKS; translated from the coding sequence ATGACCCAGACCACCAGCGAACCGCTGCCGCTCGACGCGCAGCTCTGTTTTTCGCTCTATTCGACGACGATCGCGATCAACCGGCTCTACAAGCCGATGCTCGATTCGCTCGGCGTGACCTACCCCCAATATCTGGTGCTGAGCACCTTGTGGGAGAAGGACGGCCAGACGATCTCGGCGATTGCCGACCGGCTGGCGCTCGAGCCAAGCACGATCACGCCGCTGATGAAGCGGCTCGAGGCCGCAGGCTTCGTCTCGCGTCAGCGCAACCCGAACGACGAACGCCAGGTGCAGGTGTTCCTCACCGCCAAGGGCAAGGCCCTGCGCCGCGAGGCCTCGTGCCTCACCGATGCGCTGCTCGAAAACTCCGGATTGAAGGTTGAGGAGATGATCGCCCTCAACGATCAGGTGCAGCGTTTGCGCGGCGCGCTGGGAGGAAAATCGTAA
- a CDS encoding class I adenylate-forming enzyme family protein, whose translation MNFIAQLRASLNGAPAHNLFEYRRRDYPRGEINALAERTISLLDAAQVPHDARIGVVVRNRPLHAAAMLGLIAYGRALTTIYAIQSPEAMAAEVEETRFGAVIADMRDWTPALEAAVRATGAAAILLDHDAIAIEAAAGFERMEPGPRPLIEGERGIEILSSGTTGKPKRILFPFRMLTRAVESVAAARTGIDPEPDILTWPYGGIGGMCNLVAGVMLERHTTLLDKFNVPEWIEAVRKHRPKFLSGPPTVARMALDAGVTREDMASVQYFFGGGAAFSPELQDEFEAAYDVKVIWAYGATEFCGTIISWTPALYEAYRDTKRGAIGKALPGIELRVTDPETGEPVAAGEVGYLEAIVPVVKEGWIRTTDLVTIDVDGFVFHRGRGDGAIVRGGFKVLPEKIVSALQEHPSVLDAAVVGLPDARLGEVPVAAVELRDGAPRVGEEALRDYAKKMLVVHHVPARILILDQLPRTTSLKADLGAIRRLFAETEPA comes from the coding sequence ATGAATTTCATAGCGCAGTTGCGAGCCTCGCTGAACGGCGCGCCGGCTCATAACCTGTTTGAATATCGCCGGCGCGATTACCCACGCGGCGAGATCAACGCGCTTGCCGAACGGACGATCTCGCTCCTCGATGCGGCGCAGGTTCCGCACGATGCTCGAATCGGTGTCGTCGTGCGCAATCGGCCGCTTCACGCGGCGGCAATGCTCGGACTCATTGCCTATGGGAGGGCACTGACCACCATCTACGCAATCCAGTCGCCCGAAGCGATGGCGGCAGAAGTCGAGGAAACGCGGTTCGGCGCGGTAATCGCGGACATGCGGGACTGGACACCGGCGCTCGAAGCGGCGGTTCGTGCAACGGGCGCCGCCGCGATCCTGCTCGACCACGATGCGATCGCGATCGAGGCGGCGGCGGGTTTTGAACGGATGGAACCCGGGCCCCGTCCCTTGATCGAAGGGGAACGCGGGATCGAGATCCTGTCGAGCGGCACGACCGGGAAGCCGAAACGTATCCTGTTTCCCTTCCGCATGCTGACGCGTGCCGTGGAGAGTGTCGCCGCAGCGCGGACGGGCATCGATCCCGAGCCGGATATTCTGACCTGGCCCTATGGCGGCATTGGCGGGATGTGCAATCTGGTGGCCGGGGTCATGCTCGAACGTCACACGACCTTGCTCGACAAGTTCAACGTGCCCGAGTGGATCGAGGCGGTTCGCAAGCATCGCCCCAAATTCCTGAGCGGCCCGCCGACGGTTGCGCGAATGGCGCTCGACGCGGGCGTGACGCGGGAGGACATGGCGAGCGTTCAATATTTCTTTGGCGGCGGCGCGGCCTTTTCGCCCGAGCTTCAGGATGAGTTCGAAGCCGCCTATGACGTCAAGGTCATCTGGGCTTATGGCGCGACCGAGTTTTGCGGGACGATCATCAGCTGGACCCCGGCGCTCTATGAAGCCTATCGCGACACCAAGCGCGGCGCGATTGGAAAGGCGCTCCCCGGCATCGAACTGCGTGTCACCGATCCCGAGACGGGCGAACCCGTGGCTGCCGGCGAGGTCGGATATCTCGAAGCGATCGTGCCGGTGGTGAAGGAGGGCTGGATCCGCACCACCGACCTGGTGACGATCGATGTGGATGGCTTCGTCTTTCACCGCGGACGCGGTGACGGTGCGATCGTCCGGGGCGGGTTCAAGGTGCTGCCTGAAAAGATCGTTTCGGCATTGCAGGAGCATCCTTCGGTCCTCGACGCGGCCGTTGTCGGCCTGCCCGACGCGCGGCTGGGCGAGGTTCCTGTCGCAGCGGTCGAGCTACGCGACGGCGCACCGCGCGTCGGCGAGGAAGCGCTGCGCGACTACGCCAAGAAGATGCTGGTCGTGCACCATGTGCCGGCCCGCATCCTCATCCTTGACCAGCTGCCGCGCACGACGTCGCTCAAGGCCGATCTGGGTGCGATCCGGCGCTTGTTCGCCGAAACTGAGCCGGCCTGA
- the fdhD gene encoding formate dehydrogenase accessory sulfurtransferase FdhD: MTTHAWRFERVDPTGKREAVDRPLAREVPVALEFNGIGYATLMATPADLEDLARGFALSERLIDRAGDIDDVEIHPVEAGFIVRASLAAHLSDRVFERVRHRTTDSSCGLCGIENIEQVMRPLPQIAQRWNGSSDAIFTAAALLDGHQPLNRATGSVHAAARCASDGTILAVREDVGRHNAFDKLIGAMLREGAEWDGGFALLSSRCSYELVEKAAISGCPLLATISAPTDLALQRAQQAGLALYVLVRPDALLAVRA, translated from the coding sequence GTGACCACACATGCTTGGCGGTTCGAACGCGTCGATCCGACCGGCAAGCGTGAGGCGGTGGATCGTCCGCTCGCCCGCGAAGTGCCGGTCGCGCTCGAATTCAACGGTATCGGCTATGCCACCCTCATGGCGACGCCGGCGGATCTGGAAGACCTAGCCCGAGGCTTCGCGCTGAGCGAGCGCCTGATCGATCGCGCCGGCGATATTGACGATGTGGAAATCCATCCGGTCGAAGCCGGTTTCATCGTCCGCGCGTCGCTTGCCGCACACTTGTCCGATCGCGTCTTCGAACGGGTACGCCACCGCACGACGGATTCGTCCTGTGGCCTTTGCGGAATCGAGAATATCGAACAGGTGATGCGGCCACTGCCGCAGATCGCACAGCGCTGGAACGGATCGTCCGATGCGATCTTCACGGCAGCGGCGCTGCTCGATGGGCATCAGCCGCTCAACCGGGCCACGGGAAGCGTCCACGCAGCGGCGCGGTGCGCGTCCGACGGCACGATCCTCGCGGTGCGGGAGGATGTCGGCCGACACAATGCCTTCGACAAGCTCATCGGAGCGATGCTGCGCGAGGGCGCGGAATGGGATGGCGGGTTTGCGCTGTTGTCATCGCGCTGCTCATACGAGCTGGTCGAGAAGGCCGCGATCTCCGGTTGTCCGCTGCTGGCGACGATCTCCGCACCGACCGATCTCGCGCTCCAACGGGCACAGCAAGCGGGCCTGGCGCTGTACGTGCTGGTCCGCCCCGACGCCCTGCTGGCGGTCCGCGCATGA
- a CDS encoding FdhF/YdeP family oxidoreductase — translation MADGKPRYSPYHHPAGGWGAAAATAKVLIEQSVVTKGSRALLSMNQPGGFKCPSCAFPDADCTKKLEFCENGVKALAHEATKFRVTRDFFAQHTVTALNEQSDYWLEMQGRLTEPMRYDAASDKYVPTSWEGAFTTISRHLRALDSPNEAEFYTSGRTPNEAAFLYSIFVREFGTNNFPDCSNMCHEPTSRGLPPSIGIGKGTVVLDDFEHAEAIFVIGQNPGTNSPRMMTNLVEARKRGVPIVAVNPMPERSLIRFTEPQDVVQMATFGSTPIASEFVHIRIGGDLALIKGMMKAIFERDAAGENVLDHDFLRDHTAGIEAIRAEIEGIEWADIVHVSGIDEAQIRRCAEIYVRSNATIICYGMGITQHQQGSRLVQQIANLLLLRGNFGKPGAGIAPIRGHSNVQGDRTVGIDEKPSQAYLDRVRDVFGFEPPRAHGHHAVEAVEAMENGSAKVFIGMGGNFVRAIPDTDRSYAAMRKLNLTVAITTKLNRGHLIHGKEALLLPVVARSERIETAAGEQFVTIEDAMSNVTASRGVLTPASADLMPEVEIVCRMAMATLPESKVSWARYIEDYGLIRDKIAEVYPAIYTEFSARIANPTGFHLDVPPRRRVWNTPNGKANFLPLPGLEVNDIVDDPAMLRLATVRSHDQFNTTIYSYNDRYRGVYNDRMVLFMNAEDRAERGLAAGATVAVETIARDGVERRVGGLTVIDYPMARGAVAGYYPELNPLLPLDYYDRTSGTPAAKSIPVRVLAG, via the coding sequence ATGGCGGACGGCAAACCAAGATATTCGCCATATCATCACCCGGCGGGCGGCTGGGGCGCCGCAGCTGCAACAGCGAAGGTGCTGATCGAGCAGAGCGTCGTCACCAAGGGTTCGCGCGCGCTGCTGTCGATGAATCAGCCCGGCGGCTTCAAATGCCCCAGCTGCGCTTTCCCGGACGCTGATTGCACGAAGAAGCTCGAATTCTGTGAGAACGGCGTCAAGGCACTCGCGCACGAGGCGACCAAGTTCCGCGTGACGCGGGACTTCTTTGCACAGCACACGGTCACCGCGTTGAACGAACAGTCGGATTACTGGCTGGAGATGCAGGGCCGCCTGACCGAGCCGATGCGCTACGACGCCGCCAGCGACAAATATGTGCCGACAAGCTGGGAAGGTGCCTTCACCACGATCAGCCGTCATCTGCGCGCGCTGGACAGCCCCAATGAGGCGGAATTCTACACTTCCGGCCGCACGCCCAACGAAGCGGCGTTCCTCTATTCGATCTTCGTCCGCGAGTTCGGGACCAACAACTTCCCCGATTGCTCGAACATGTGCCACGAGCCCACCAGCCGCGGCCTTCCGCCCTCGATCGGTATCGGCAAGGGCACCGTGGTGCTGGACGATTTCGAGCATGCCGAGGCGATCTTCGTCATCGGGCAAAATCCCGGAACCAATTCGCCCCGGATGATGACTAACCTGGTCGAGGCGCGGAAGCGCGGCGTGCCGATCGTCGCGGTCAACCCCATGCCCGAACGCTCCCTGATCCGCTTCACCGAACCGCAGGACGTGGTGCAGATGGCGACGTTCGGCTCGACGCCGATCGCCAGCGAGTTCGTCCATATCCGCATCGGCGGCGACCTCGCGCTCATCAAGGGCATGATGAAGGCGATCTTCGAGCGCGACGCCGCGGGCGAAAACGTGCTCGACCACGACTTTCTGCGCGACCACACCGCCGGGATCGAAGCGATCCGCGCCGAGATCGAGGGGATCGAATGGGCGGATATTGTCCACGTTTCCGGCATCGACGAGGCACAGATCCGGCGCTGCGCTGAAATCTATGTGCGATCGAACGCGACGATCATCTGCTACGGCATGGGCATTACCCAACATCAGCAGGGTTCGCGGTTGGTTCAGCAGATCGCCAACCTCCTTCTGCTGCGCGGCAATTTCGGCAAGCCGGGCGCCGGCATCGCGCCGATCCGCGGCCATTCCAACGTGCAGGGCGACCGCACCGTCGGCATCGACGAGAAACCGTCGCAGGCCTATCTCGACCGCGTCCGCGACGTGTTCGGGTTCGAGCCGCCGCGCGCGCACGGCCACCATGCCGTCGAGGCGGTGGAGGCGATGGAGAATGGCAGCGCGAAGGTGTTCATCGGGATGGGTGGCAATTTCGTCCGCGCGATCCCCGACACCGATCGCTCCTATGCTGCGATGCGCAAGCTGAACCTGACCGTCGCGATCACCACCAAGCTCAATCGCGGGCATCTGATCCACGGCAAAGAGGCGCTGTTGCTGCCCGTGGTCGCGCGTTCGGAGCGGATCGAGACGGCGGCGGGCGAACAGTTCGTCACGATCGAGGATGCGATGTCCAACGTCACCGCATCGCGCGGCGTGCTGACCCCCGCCAGCGCCGACCTCATGCCCGAGGTCGAGATCGTCTGCCGCATGGCGATGGCCACCCTGCCCGAAAGCAAGGTGTCCTGGGCGCGCTATATCGAGGACTATGGCCTGATCCGCGACAAGATCGCCGAGGTCTATCCCGCGATCTATACCGAGTTCTCCGCGCGGATCGCGAACCCCACGGGCTTCCACCTCGACGTGCCGCCGCGCCGCCGCGTGTGGAACACGCCAAACGGCAAGGCCAACTTCCTGCCGCTCCCCGGACTGGAGGTGAACGACATCGTCGACGATCCTGCGATGCTGCGGCTGGCGACGGTGCGCTCTCACGATCAGTTCAACACCACCATCTACAGCTATAATGATCGCTATCGCGGCGTGTACAATGACCGAATGGTCCTGTTCATGAACGCCGAGGATCGCGCCGAACGCGGGCTGGCGGCGGGCGCGACCGTCGCGGTGGAAACGATCGCGCGCGACGGCGTGGAGCGCCGGGTCGGAGGCCTGACCGTGATCGACTATCCGATGGCTCGCGGAGCAGTTGCGGGCTATTATCCTGAACTCAACCCACTGCTGCCATTGGATTATTACGACCGGACTAGCGGCACCCCCGCCGCCAAATCGATCCCGGTCAGGGTGCTGGCGGGATGA